The window TTTATACATGCATGACTACTCATAGCTAAACATGTAATCGCCGATGAAAAGCATTCGACCATCTTTTCCTCAGAATCAACGCATGCGCGTAAGGTGTTTATTAGTGCATTGAGGGCGCGGTTGTCAGCGATCAATCTCGGTTGCATTTGTATGTATGCAGTTTATCCTAAAATTCTGTGGGTTTTATTGTATCGTTCCTGCGTAGGTATTGTGTTGTTATACGTCAATGTTCGTTTAAGCGCGCTGATCGTCAGTACAGTTGTACGACCGCACGCACGAAAGTAGATTTTGTGTAGAAGGTGTACTGATATTTTTATTGGAAGAAGATTGAAATTAAACGTCAAGATGACGATCATTACAAAGGCCATCACCGAGAAGAAGGCGGACAAAATGGAACAACCGTTGTTTGTTGAGGAAAATTCAACGGTTAGtatcaatttatttataaaCTTCGAATTTCGGACTTCAAACAGTTATCAGATTAATGTCTTTCCTAGATATTTTACGAGTAATTTGACTATCGTAAATAAACACTCAAACTTTTCTGCGATTGAAATTATCTTTTGAAGTGAATTTTGTACGCTCCAAAACAATTTATTATGTACGCAATATTATTTTTCTCAACTTTAAGAGTGctacgcatataatacagtaatatCAAATGATAACAGTGCATTACTCATTGCTATATCAAGTTATCCATGTTATCATAGTTCTGTATACTGttggaatattttttaaaatgcttTATCAGTGCTAAGTTAAACTTATATGTACTTAGAAAAACTGACACCACTTGTAAAATTTTAATAACTCATGAAGAATTTCTATAGACAAATTATTTATGTAAAACTTGAAAATTACATGTACTTCAGACAACAAATAGCTTATCAAAATTTATGTGAACTGTTTCACATACGATGTTTCACATATGATTTTGTAGAACCATATAAGGTTCTTCTTTTTGTAGAACCATAAGGATTATCATAATGATTTAGTTCAATTTTAtcttaaaatagaataatgtTCATAGTAGAATTAATTTTAAGAAGTATTTACATACGACACTTTACATGATAAAAAGATGACAATTTAATACAAAACAAACCATGACAAGAATTTAAAAAGAAACACAAAATTTAATACCTCTAAGaacaaatattatttttgtaatatCTCATTAGCTATAACAAGAAATCTTTTCTTTAAATAGTTTTCAATgatgttttttaattttaaaatcaaATACTATACATTATCTatgataataatcattttagttctatgttttaaataaaaatcaatttgtAGATAATAAATTAGTCTGCTATGTATTTCTTTTACattaatcaatttttatttaaatcattttttcatatagCAAATCAAATAAGTTATCTTATTCAGGGTATAACAAATATAGCTggtaatattttaaagggtggtaGAAGATCCAAATTGGAGCACAAAATATTATATGGCATATAATCTACCATCATTTTGCTGTAATAGTACTATGAAGTTAACATACAtatatgctaaactaacaagcagaggattctgtaattttatagATATATTGAAGGGCAAAAGAGAAGTAAAAATGTTTGAATGCATTCTATTGTACCTTTTAAGGTTTAACTtgtataaagctttaaaaatctgCAATCCATTTCTCACAAACGTTTAGGGTTTTTAgagctttataaaagttaaactaTAAAAGATACAAAAAACAATATTATTAAGACCTTTTTGCTTTATTTCTGCCCTTCAATGCATctataaaattacagaattctctGATTGTTAATTTAGCTTGGAAATATGTTAACTTCAAGGCATTATTATTACAAAACAAAGGCAGATCGAACATTCTGAGTTTTCTATCACACCTTAAAATATCAAAAGCTATATTTGTTAAACCTTGTATAttgaaataagacaaaaatcaaaATACATCTTTTTTAACTATAAGCATTAAAAGAGGTCTATGACAGTCATAACTGTTGTCAGAGTCAAATGTTGTAGAATTCCACAACAGCTGTATGAAGTAAGCGATATCTTATGTCAATGATTGTGACTCTTTTTAAATTCTTATAATGAACAAATGAAAGTTCAAACACAGTTTCATTATTCATGACTTTTATGAATGATAAATCACCTACAGCCATCAAGTATAGCTGTACAAAAGCAAATATAACATTTTAGTATAACAGTAAATATGCATTCTTGTCCTTTATCATATACTGTTATATATGTTATTATGCGTGTGGCATATCTTTTCATTTATGCATATAAAAATTTGTGTAAATTCATTGCacaaaatttatagaaaaaTTGGTTGATTTGAAAAAAAGTATTTAATACAGAACTTACAAGATTGTAACTTGTTGAAATATCAATttcattgttttgtatttttattatcttaTTGCATGTTTCACTTTTAAATAATGATTTATCAGACATTATCTTAAGCGTTAATGCCAAGTGAATGTTTCATAAATGAAACTGATAGACTTTACTTTTTATAAATTTTCCTGTTTAATTATACAAGTACATGATTAATGTTTAGTTTTCCAAAAAATAAACGATTTACTTACATAATTATGTTTCTTACTAAGAAATAATGAAATTATGTGTGACCTTTGGAtaacaattttattaatatattttaaaatacaatctaagcttTTGTTTCTAGTCAAAAATTCCATATCTTAAGAATAAAACTGATTAAGTAACTAAATATTTACTAAATGATATCAGTTTGGAATCTCTATCATAAAGATAaacaatttgattattgaagacctcTAAAATCATGTTTCGTTAATATATTTACTTGTAGTTTACAAAACTGAATTACTTTATAAAGATTTTAACAGTATATTTACATGTGATAATTTTTGAGAATTAAATAACtaataattatgaaaattttAGTGTAACTATTTTTGTGCTTATGCATTAAGATGAAACAGAATGCACCTTGCTAGAATTATATACTCTTTGAATAAGTGAATTGtctaaattaataattgtatcAATCTGTTTTATAAATAAGTACATGCTGAAATACTTTAAAGGTTGTTAAGGAAGCCTAAATGGAATGTAAAATGTCTGATAACATGTCTAATTTGTTCCTATTTCATAATAATTTCATAATAAGACCATGCTTTTATTGACTCTTGTATgatttttgaaaaaaatatcCACAGTGTTTATAGAAATGAGCTTAGCCAATTACAGCAAGTGTTTGGTCAAAAATTCAAATCGACTAGTAACTTGATATGTTTACTCTAATCACAGATGTGCCGTCTATGTTGATTTTAAGGGTTTTTCAAACATATGCACACTTTCTGGAATAGCTGAAACATTTGTGTCAACCATCTATTTTAGTGTATCTGTCTCACCAATCGTATAATCTTTTCTTTGTATTAAAATTGTACTGTTAATTTCAacacattattattgcaaagcaaggataaattttttttaataaaattttgtgTTCCATTTGGGCTCACTATTATTCCTTAAGATATTTCAATTTATATTTGTTATATTCTACATAACATTATTCAATTATGttaaatataagtataaaattaaaagcattatgataaatattacttAACAAATAATgcataaatacaaaaataatgaTGTTACAGCATTACAATAAATTAAtttcatatttaaaatatgaaatagtaGAAATCGATGAAGAAATAATGTAGTATTTATTCAAAATTgaaatgattgttatgtttaaaAATAACAATTGTTTTATTTAAGTCTTTATAATCATTTGGAAGTAAGGTATATACAGTATATACCTAGAAGAGCCTTtagtatattataaaatacttacattactattttaaataaaagataTGACAATTCATAAGgaattataaaacaaatatttttaacaaTCCACATTATTAGCCACCTTGAAGCCATTATTACAAACTGAAGTAGAATATGTAAAGGAAATATTAATGTACAGTCAACAAGTTTGCAAAATATGCAATGGAAGTAGTAATTTTATGCATTGAATTACAACTATTTAAATTTTACTTGCAAGTAAAATCGTCTTTTACTGTGTGGATGAATGCTAAATAGTTCATACAACGTTATGTATgatttttataaacaaaaagTGGTATGTAAAGGAAAATTGAAATTGTCCTGATTCTTATGTGGATCAGTGTACTATGAGCATGTTAAAATTATCAAGTTAAGGTGCGAATACACCGGAGTTTGCGAACTGTTCGCGACcagtataaaaattaaaattttctatGCCGGGTGCACATTACTGTTAGTGAACAGCTTGTGAATAGCTCACGAACTATGTTCGTCAGTGTCAGAGGTGTAAACATTTTTGCAAGCAGTGAACAGTAAATAGCAAGCTCCTCAGCAAACAGCGAACACTGTTCGCTCGGAAAGCAATACATCAAAGGATCCATTCCCGATCTCACAGCCTATAACTGTTCGAAAGCAGTTCACAAGCTGTTCATGAGCTTCAATGTGGACACGGTAAACTGCTTCCGAGCTGCTTGCGAAGTGATCATAAACTTCTCTGCAGCGTGAACCTGACACTAAAAATTGTTTGTTCACGTATCTGTTCGCACGCTGTTCTTGGTGTTTGCGGAAAAATCGAGTAGGGTGATAAGAAGTTTGTGAAGTGTTCACTGGTGTAGATCCAGCTTTAGACAAATAATTTTGAAGTATGCATGCTTCaagtatacaatgaaaaacttccTTTAGGCAATTATTTAATTGTCTCAAataacaaatattgtttctAATGAGGTGTATGCATTGATaagtaaaaaattatttcaatcaAAATGTTATCAATACAAACACCTTTATTAAAAATGGGATATTCTATTTCAAGTATATAATTAAAGCACTGCTTATAGATGGAGTAAAAAATGTGCATCtagccttgatgtaattattgagttgatttcatttatattgtatatttaatgaaCAATATAATTTGATAAATGTATATATTTCTGTTAACAGGAAGAGGCAAAGAGAGATCTTGAAGCACAACGTCAGAAAGCTGATGTAGGAAACCATTATGTTGTCAGAAGTATACGTGTTCGCGTTACAGCAACATTTGTACTATTTCTTGTTGCATTAATGATACTCATAATTGGCGTTATTGGGGGTTTATACATATACAGGCAATATGCTCGAACACAAATGCATAGATTCAGAACAGGATGGTACAGCATCCCTTATGATAATTCAAACAAAGTATCTTATGCTAAAGATGCAGTTCATCAAGGATTGTTAGCAGACCCCGAGTTCTTTAGAAATCTGACAAGAGCTGCAGTACAGGAAACCATAGATATTGAAAAAGATCTGAACAATAAGATCAGAAGGAATTCTTTCAAGGAACGATTTGAAATTGATTTAAAGAATGAGCATTACGAAAAAATTGATGTGCCTGATTTTCGTGGTGGACGTCAAGGTCGATTCGTACATGATTTTAACATTGTAAgtttaataaatttcaatattatatAAAAGTACAGTTGGTgcttaataattgcaactcaaTAACTTAGATGCAAATCTCGTCCATTACATTTAGTCATTACATGATAGAAATGGTAGCTTAGTTAAGAGTAAACAAGATGAACAGCAACTGTTTATTGCATGAACCTTGACTCTCATTTGTATTTTCAGTTTATAGGTCCATTTCGTATTATAAACAGGAGCTCACTGTCATTATTATAActacattatattttatttgtacataaaaaataatttatatatattattacaGAACAAAACTGGCATTATTGACATTGATGGACAGAATTGTTTCGTTATGCCATTAAATCGTCAGAAGGTTTTACCACCACGTAATATGTACGATCTTCTTAGAAAAATGTACAATggtaaatattatatatttaaaaaaaagtacaTTTAAGTCTTTAAATTGAATgataataatatgtatatatatttattatttttacagGGTATTATGAAGTGAATACAGAAATTGTGAGAGAAACAATGAAAGTAGTTAAACCACCAATCACTAATTTATCAATTGTTGGAACATTTATAGCTCGTGAATGTCAAAATTTACCAACCTATATGTTGAGGAAAGTAAATTCAAATGGttagtttttattatatttaatgaaattattattctcttacattactattattattaattctcTTACACTGTATTAATTAATTCGTTTTTATTTTACAGTTGTTAAACGTAGTATATCAAACGGTGTATTTGGACAATTTGCAGGAAAAAATATTATAGAGttcgatattttaaatttagatGAGATTAGTAACTATAAAACCATTGACAAAGTACATGGATAGACattacattttatacttcgtCAATGATAAAATCAATCCGAAAAATTGAATACAAGGAATTTATAATTATTCTAGAATATTTACCACCAGTAGATCAATGTATAAAAGTTGTATTCCCGCCCAACAAACTTAGGTAAATCCTTCGTCAATTTTGGCAAATAATTCCGATTTTCGCTGACTGTTCTTTCCATGAAAATGTTTTGATTAATAATCACTTATTTTTAAATGTGCATTCATTTTCAGGACATTCATTGTCTTCCCATTTTCTATCTTAATTCTGAATTAGTAAagctataataaaaataatatattagtTAATTTACATTTGTTTAATATTTCATAACGATttaattcaataaaaaattgattATAAGTGACTTATGTGATTAAAGAATTATCGagttttaatataaatatatatcaaacgtATCAATGTTAAGTTTCAGTAAAATGCTAATGGTGCTTATTAAGAAGGTAGACACATACATTCCTCTCttcatttactttttaattatcaCTGTATGATTACAATTCTAGTACAGCGATAGAAATAATTCGTGTTGAGATCGTTGCACACCTAATACATATTTGCACGattaaacaattaaaaattgTACGAACTGACAGTTGTTTTTCTATTCCTATTCTAGTTTTATAAATTTTTGATCAAAATACTTTCATTAAAACATAATACTTCTAAAAATATGTTTGCAATCAATAATTGtttgaaaataaattaaaatatagtatCTATTTCTTTGTTAGATGATAATAAATGTATAGTGACACATGTGATCTGCTAAAAAAGACGTAAAGATATGTATTGAAGATGATAAAATAAAGTTAATATGACCAGATGGATGGAGTGAATATTAAAACTTTATGTACATGGTTAAGTAAATttctattgaattttttttttatttcagaatattcctgatataaatTTGAATTAATGTAAAATAGTAGGCAGTCAAATCCAAACTAATGCCGAAACCCCCAATTTCTCTATGTTTGTTGATTTGTTATTTTGTGAATGTCGAATGTCAAATGAGGGAAACCTTTTAAATAGTTGTCTGCACTGTACGAGCATGAACAaacgcaaataatcatattgatGAGCGGTCGATAACATTTATTTATTGTTCAACCATTCACTTGTGTCTGTTTGTATTTGATCATTTGATGTAGCACACAATTTAAGATACAAAAGAAAGTTACTATAGGATTATTTTGTCTttatcttttttatttataattttatgtAATATAGAGGATGGAGCCGTATGACATGTGTAAACAAACACGAGATGATTCCTTATGAAAAAAATAAGAAGAGAGtacagaataaaattttttcgGTTGAGACTTAGTTAACTAGAAAAGCGGGTTTAAAAACcattatatatatttacaatTGCGATTAAGATGATTCGTTGGACGACGTATCGTGTTTATAAATAATACCTATACgtgataatagttattaagttcAAAAACGAACAGAAAAGATATTTTGCTTACAAGCTATGCTTATTTAGTTATGGATACACTGATCTATTACAGGTACTATCTGTAATGTGTTTGAATTCTTTTAGTTTAATTAATACTTTGTATTGATTGATTCATATTTTCTGTATCAATACTATTTGTATTGTTTAAAAGTACTCTGTCTCAGCTATAACTATATATGTACTTAGTAaatgtttaaatttaatttttgcgTCAGCTAAACTCCGGacgaaaaaattttattctatgttttttcttttttataaggAACCACCTTTTACTGGCTTGTAGATATCATTTGACCGCACCTTGAGTACAGCGCGAGCGTGATTCACTTAATATTATCATTTTAATTTATGTCAAAAAAGAAAATGGATTAAAGTAAAGTTGTACATGTAGAACATGTAATGGGTTAAACGAAATTTGTATAGCATGGAGCTTTTTATAGAATTATATTATAGGACATTTTTATTGGATATAATCACCATAGATTGTAATTGTCAAGGTCTGTTTTTGTTGTTGTAGGAACGAAATTGTCTGTTTTTTATACAAGTTTTCAGTCTTTTAAAATCGTTTAAGAAGATTGTTAAAAGTACAACTTAATGAATAATTTCTGTGAAGAAATCTACATAAAACTTCTTCGAACTTCGAAGTCCATTGACAACATATTTCATTTTTCTGATTTTTGTGTAATATCGTCACAGAAATGTGGTGTGATAAGTTGATGTATTGGTGGGCGACATTGCTTAATATAAACAACTGATAATAACTCACTGTGATTCTGCAGGAGGTTGAAGTTCTCACCTACCAATATTTTTGTCACTGCTTGTTTTAATACTTCAAACATGTTTATTTTACCATTTGAC is drawn from Calliopsis andreniformis isolate RMS-2024a chromosome 1, iyCalAndr_principal, whole genome shotgun sequence and contains these coding sequences:
- the LOC143181480 gene encoding uncharacterized protein LOC143181480; this encodes MTIITKAITEKKADKMEQPLFVEENSTEEAKRDLEAQRQKADVGNHYVVRSIRVRVTATFVLFLVALMILIIGVIGGLYIYRQYARTQMHRFRTGWYSIPYDNSNKVSYAKDAVHQGLLADPEFFRNLTRAAVQETIDIEKDLNNKIRRNSFKERFEIDLKNEHYEKIDVPDFRGGRQGRFVHDFNINKTGIIDIDGQNCFVMPLNRQKVLPPRNMYDLLRKMYNGYYEVNTEIVRETMKVVKPPITNLSIVGTFIARECQNLPTYMLRKVNSNVVKRSISNGVFGQFAGKNIIEFDILNLDEISNYKTIDKVHG